One segment of Bradyrhizobium sp. CB2312 DNA contains the following:
- a CDS encoding N-acetyltransferase produces the protein MTDLSLTILPEAAGDAQAIERLHERTFGPGRFVLSAYRIREHVDHLLDVSFTARIGTLLVGSVRQLPILIGETNALMLGPLTVEPPFRDRGIGRQLMERALKDAREKGHAIVLLVGDEAYYSRVGFKQVPKGRVIMPGPVDAARVLVYELVEGAFEGVSGTVVPDWSKARG, from the coding sequence ATGACCGATCTCTCGCTCACCATCCTTCCCGAAGCCGCTGGCGATGCCCAGGCGATCGAGCGTCTGCACGAGCGCACCTTCGGCCCCGGCCGCTTCGTGCTCAGCGCCTACCGCATCCGCGAGCATGTCGACCATCTGCTCGACGTCTCCTTCACTGCGCGCATTGGCACGCTGCTGGTCGGCTCGGTCAGGCAATTGCCGATCCTGATCGGCGAGACCAACGCGCTGATGCTTGGGCCGCTCACCGTCGAGCCTCCGTTCCGCGACCGCGGCATCGGCCGTCAGTTGATGGAGCGTGCCCTGAAGGATGCGAGGGAGAAGGGCCACGCCATCGTGCTGCTGGTCGGCGACGAGGCCTATTACAGCCGCGTCGGCTTCAAGCAGGTCCCCAAGGGCCGCGTCATCATGCCGGGCCCGGTCGATGCCGCCCGCGTCCTGGTGTACGAGCTGGTTGAAGGTGCGTTCGAAGGCGTGTCGGGGACGGTCGTGCCGGACTGGAGCAAGGCGCGGGGTTAG
- a CDS encoding glycosyltransferase family 2 protein: protein MVELMDMAEPASKSVRQVGGIPSVTMPELELTILMPCLKEAETLAVCIAKAQTFLGRAQIAGEVLIADNGSTDNSQHIAEAGGARVIDVPMRGYGAALRAGIAAARGRYIVMGDADDSYNFERLDAFLKRLRAGDDLVMGNRFRGGIEAGAMPFLHRYLGNPVLSWLGRLFFRTPLRDFHCGIRGFSRGSIAKLDLRTTGMEFASEMVVRATLVGLKISEVPTTLSKDGRSRPPHLRTWRDGWRHLRFLLLYSPRWLFFYPGASLVAAGTVLSGLLFLGPIRIAGISFEIRTMLVACTCLIVGIQGVCFATIARGFAEDLNLLPPSPRYGRIIEAFTLERLVFGGAAIFLAGIAGLVTAVVRWGEVHFGSLDVSGLLGMVALSTTAITVGAQLIFTGFLAGLMSIKHSSANVALGGFDGTQ from the coding sequence TTGGTTGAATTGATGGATATGGCCGAACCTGCTTCGAAAAGCGTAAGGCAAGTCGGGGGCATTCCGTCGGTGACCATGCCTGAGCTCGAACTGACAATTTTGATGCCTTGCCTCAAGGAGGCGGAAACGCTGGCAGTCTGCATTGCCAAGGCGCAGACGTTTCTTGGTCGGGCCCAGATCGCGGGCGAGGTTTTGATTGCGGATAATGGCAGCACGGATAATTCGCAGCATATCGCTGAGGCCGGCGGCGCTCGTGTGATCGACGTCCCCATGCGTGGCTACGGCGCAGCACTCCGCGCTGGTATCGCGGCAGCCCGTGGCCGCTACATCGTGATGGGAGACGCTGACGACAGTTACAATTTCGAACGCCTCGATGCATTCCTAAAACGCCTGCGGGCCGGTGACGATCTGGTGATGGGAAACAGGTTTCGCGGTGGCATCGAAGCCGGCGCTATGCCCTTCCTGCATCGCTATCTCGGAAACCCCGTCTTGAGCTGGTTGGGCCGTCTGTTCTTCCGCACGCCTCTGCGTGATTTTCATTGTGGCATCCGGGGCTTTTCCAGGGGTTCAATTGCGAAACTGGACCTGCGCACCACCGGAATGGAGTTTGCGAGCGAGATGGTTGTTCGTGCCACGCTCGTCGGACTGAAAATATCGGAAGTGCCGACCACGCTGTCGAAGGATGGCCGATCTCGTCCTCCACACCTGAGGACGTGGCGCGATGGCTGGCGTCACCTCAGGTTTCTGTTGCTGTATTCGCCGAGATGGCTGTTCTTCTACCCGGGTGCGTCGCTTGTTGCGGCAGGGACTGTGCTGAGCGGCCTGCTCTTCTTGGGCCCGATTCGAATTGCCGGAATCAGCTTCGAGATCCGGACCATGCTCGTCGCGTGCACCTGTCTGATCGTGGGTATTCAGGGCGTTTGCTTTGCGACGATTGCGCGTGGCTTCGCGGAGGATTTGAACCTTCTTCCTCCGTCTCCACGCTATGGCCGCATCATCGAGGCGTTTACGCTTGAACGCTTGGTTTTCGGGGGCGCGGCCATCTTTTTGGCCGGAATAGCCGGCCTGGTCACGGCGGTGGTGAGGTGGGGCGAAGTCCATTTTGGATCGCTCGATGTGTCTGGTCTGCTAGGGATGGTGGCCCTCTCCACGACGGCGATAACGGTCGGCGCGCAGCTCATTTTCACCGGCTTTCTGGCCGGCCTTATGTCAATCAAGCACTCCTCAGCCAACGTCGCGCTCGGCGGATTCGACGGAACGCAATGA
- a CDS encoding acyltransferase: MGQSNFIPRLESLRGVAAVLVAVYHCGGMYLQYPASGSSRLYFAFANGLGCVVVFFVISGFVLARSLDRADSTTFVSFARNRAFRLLPASIAVVGLLTFLHERFGFYVGFEASFAPLNVLLNMLLIKSGINGVMWSLTVEIAATPLIFMSVRAYRKHGRTPLLAVAAVLFGLSFVGQYRDLIGANLAPLYAFLAGILVHFEGPKIARSVSLRMSVWIPVLGIALFLLAGILKQDAGLMILMDCIGGALLVLAISQWPHQPMMKPLDWPLVRFYGRISYSFYLLHMLTVGPMIALGAGWFGGLNPWIAATTLSVLTVLAAAVPALACYRLIEIPGINLGRRLGSLNGLRNRAVAQ; encoded by the coding sequence ATGGGGCAAAGCAACTTCATCCCGAGACTTGAATCTCTTCGCGGTGTGGCTGCCGTTCTGGTCGCCGTCTACCATTGCGGCGGCATGTACCTGCAATACCCGGCCTCGGGGTCTTCGCGACTCTATTTCGCCTTCGCCAACGGTCTTGGCTGCGTCGTCGTTTTCTTCGTCATCAGCGGATTTGTTCTCGCCCGAAGCCTGGACAGGGCCGATTCCACTACCTTCGTTTCATTCGCGAGGAACAGAGCCTTTCGTCTCTTGCCGGCGTCCATAGCGGTCGTCGGTCTGCTCACGTTCCTTCATGAACGTTTTGGATTCTATGTTGGCTTTGAGGCTTCCTTTGCGCCACTCAACGTCTTGCTCAACATGCTTCTCATCAAGAGCGGCATCAATGGCGTGATGTGGTCACTGACGGTTGAGATTGCCGCGACTCCACTGATCTTCATGTCTGTCCGAGCATACAGGAAACACGGCAGGACGCCTCTTCTCGCCGTTGCCGCCGTTCTGTTTGGCCTGTCGTTCGTGGGCCAATATCGCGATCTCATTGGCGCGAATTTGGCGCCGCTTTATGCCTTTCTTGCAGGCATTCTCGTTCATTTCGAGGGACCGAAGATCGCCCGCTCCGTTTCTCTGAGGATGTCGGTTTGGATTCCCGTCCTCGGCATAGCGCTGTTCCTTCTGGCGGGCATTCTCAAGCAAGACGCCGGTTTGATGATCTTGATGGACTGCATCGGCGGAGCTTTGCTCGTGTTGGCGATTTCGCAATGGCCGCATCAACCCATGATGAAACCGCTCGATTGGCCACTGGTGCGTTTCTACGGTCGGATATCCTATAGCTTCTATTTGCTGCATATGCTCACGGTCGGGCCCATGATAGCTCTGGGCGCAGGATGGTTTGGGGGCCTGAACCCCTGGATAGCGGCGACGACCTTGTCAGTGCTGACTGTTCTCGCGGCAGCCGTGCCTGCACTGGCGTGCTACAGGCTGATCGAAATTCCCGGAATTAACCTCGGCCGGCGGCTGGGAAGTCTGAATGGCTTGCGCAACCGCGCGGTTGCGCAGTAA
- a CDS encoding NUDIX domain-containing protein, protein MGEPLDRMRRKFEPLLRHVFHTYFLFVRGMTLGVRAVVLDAENRVFLVRHSYVSGWYLPGGGVDYGETMEQAMRRELKEEGDIDLTGEAVLHGIFLNSHISRRDHVAVYVVRQFRQERLPEPNREIAECGFFAISALPEGTTPGTRLRLAEVLDGRPPITTWR, encoded by the coding sequence ATGGGAGAACCTCTCGACCGGATGCGACGGAAATTCGAGCCGCTGCTGCGGCACGTCTTCCACACCTATTTCCTGTTCGTCCGTGGCATGACTCTCGGCGTCCGCGCCGTGGTGCTGGACGCCGAGAACAGGGTGTTCCTGGTCAGGCACAGCTATGTCAGCGGCTGGTATCTACCCGGCGGCGGCGTCGACTACGGCGAGACCATGGAGCAGGCGATGCGGCGCGAACTCAAGGAGGAGGGGGACATCGACCTCACCGGAGAGGCCGTGCTGCACGGCATCTTCCTCAACAGCCACATCTCACGCCGCGACCATGTCGCGGTGTATGTCGTCAGGCAGTTCAGGCAGGAGCGTCTGCCCGAGCCCAATCGCGAGATCGCCGAATGCGGTTTCTTCGCGATCTCGGCACTGCCCGAGGGGACCACGCCCGGCACGCGGCTGCGGCTTGCCGAAGTGCTGGACGGCAGGCCGCCGATCACGACGTGGCGGTGA
- a CDS encoding metallophosphoesterase, protein MAPFTLAHLSDPHLPPLPKPRLVELAGKRVLGYVNWTRNRHKYQRREVLDAIVADMQAQAPDHIAVTGDLVNLALEAEFAPARAWLDGVGPPDRVTTIPGNHDAYVRATFHRFGETFAPYLAGDDGRIGFPSVRRRGPLALISLSTAVPTLPLMATGTLGRDQLAALAAVLEQLAAEDIFRVLLVHHPLKSVARQKRMTDSAELLALVRRHGVELILHGHDHIHSTMWFEGPNGNIPALGVPSASALAHGRYPAAAYNLFTIEKDNAGWRCEQTVRGLGAGFQIQQVKHARLI, encoded by the coding sequence ATGGCCCCCTTCACGCTCGCCCATCTGTCCGACCCGCATCTGCCGCCATTGCCGAAGCCGCGGCTGGTCGAACTCGCGGGCAAGCGCGTGCTCGGTTACGTCAACTGGACGCGCAACCGCCACAAATACCAGCGCCGCGAGGTGCTCGACGCCATCGTCGCCGACATGCAGGCGCAGGCCCCCGACCATATCGCGGTGACGGGAGATCTCGTCAACCTCGCGCTGGAAGCGGAGTTCGCGCCGGCGCGCGCCTGGCTCGACGGTGTCGGGCCGCCCGACCGCGTCACCACGATTCCCGGCAATCACGACGCCTATGTCCGCGCCACCTTTCATCGCTTCGGCGAGACCTTTGCGCCCTATCTTGCGGGCGACGACGGCCGCATCGGCTTTCCGAGCGTGCGCCGGCGCGGACCACTCGCGCTGATCAGCCTGTCGACGGCGGTGCCGACTTTGCCGTTGATGGCGACCGGCACGCTTGGCCGCGATCAGCTCGCCGCGCTCGCAGCGGTGCTCGAACAACTCGCGGCCGAGGACATCTTTCGCGTGCTCCTGGTGCATCATCCCCTGAAGTCGGTCGCACGCCAGAAGCGGATGACCGATTCCGCCGAGCTGCTCGCGCTCGTGAGGCGCCACGGCGTCGAGCTGATCCTGCACGGGCACGACCACATTCATTCGACGATGTGGTTCGAGGGGCCCAACGGCAACATTCCCGCGCTCGGCGTGCCCTCGGCCTCCGCGCTCGCGCACGGGCGCTATCCGGCGGCGGCGTATAATCTCTTCACGATCGAGAAGGACAATGCCGGCTGGCGCTGCGAGCAGACGGTGCGGGGCCTCGGGGCTGGGTTTCAGATCCAGCAGGTCAAGCATGCAAGGTTGATCTAG
- a CDS encoding isocitrate lyase: MNYQPRGISALERPASYQSEIEAAQALLQTKPTWNGVTAEAVARMRLQNRFKTGLDVARYTAALMRADMAAYDKDPTKYTQSLGCWHGFIAQQKLISVKKHFGGKTDRTYLYLSGWMIAALRSEFGPLPDQSMHEKTSVPALIEELYTFLRQADSRELNDIFRLLDKARKEGDKTREKELIEKIDNFQTHVVPVIADIDAGFGNAEATYLLAKKMIEAGACALQIENQVSDEKQCGHQDGKVTVPHDVFLAKIRACRHAFLELGVEDGIVVTRTDSLGAGLTQQIAVSHKPGDIGDQYNSFLDCEEITAENARNGDVIINRNGKMMRPKRLPSNLYQFRPGTGADRCVLDCITSLQNGADLLWIETEKPHIEQIASMVDRIRKVVPNAKLAYNNSPSFNWTLNFRWQVYDAMKEAGQDVSKYNRAELMKAEYDDTPLAKEADERIRTFQADSAKRAGIFHHLITLPTYHTAALSTDNLAREYFGEQGMLGYVKNVQRAEIRQGIACVKHQNMAGSDIGDDHKEYFAGEAALKAGGAHNTMNQFG, from the coding sequence ATGAATTACCAGCCCCGCGGCATTAGCGCCCTTGAGCGTCCGGCGTCCTATCAGAGCGAGATCGAGGCAGCCCAGGCGCTGCTTCAGACCAAGCCGACCTGGAACGGGGTGACGGCCGAGGCCGTCGCGCGCATGCGCCTGCAGAACCGCTTCAAGACCGGCCTCGACGTCGCCCGCTACACCGCGGCGCTGATGCGCGCCGACATGGCGGCCTATGACAAGGATCCGACCAAGTACACCCAGTCGCTGGGCTGCTGGCACGGCTTCATCGCCCAGCAGAAGCTGATCTCGGTCAAGAAGCATTTCGGCGGCAAGACCGATCGCACCTATCTGTACCTCTCCGGCTGGATGATCGCGGCGCTGCGCTCCGAGTTCGGCCCGCTGCCCGACCAGTCGATGCACGAGAAGACCTCGGTGCCGGCGCTGATCGAGGAGCTCTACACCTTCCTGCGTCAGGCGGATTCGCGCGAGCTCAACGACATCTTCCGCCTGCTCGACAAGGCGCGCAAGGAAGGCGACAAGACCCGCGAGAAGGAGCTGATCGAGAAGATCGACAACTTCCAGACCCACGTCGTGCCCGTCATCGCCGACATCGATGCCGGCTTTGGCAACGCTGAGGCGACCTATCTGCTCGCCAAGAAGATGATCGAGGCGGGCGCCTGCGCGCTCCAGATCGAGAACCAGGTTTCCGACGAGAAGCAGTGCGGCCACCAGGACGGCAAGGTCACCGTGCCGCATGACGTCTTCCTCGCCAAGATCCGCGCCTGCCGCCACGCCTTCCTCGAACTCGGCGTCGAAGACGGCATCGTCGTGACCCGCACCGACTCGCTCGGCGCCGGCCTGACGCAGCAGATCGCCGTCAGCCATAAGCCCGGTGACATCGGCGACCAGTACAACAGCTTCCTCGATTGCGAGGAAATCACCGCTGAGAACGCCCGCAACGGCGACGTCATCATCAACCGCAACGGCAAGATGATGCGTCCGAAGCGGCTGCCCTCCAACCTCTACCAGTTCCGGCCCGGCACCGGTGCCGACCGCTGCGTGCTCGATTGCATCACTTCGCTCCAGAACGGCGCCGACCTGCTCTGGATCGAGACCGAGAAGCCGCATATCGAGCAGATCGCCAGCATGGTCGACCGCATCCGCAAGGTCGTGCCGAACGCCAAGCTCGCCTACAACAACTCGCCGTCGTTCAACTGGACCCTCAACTTCCGTTGGCAGGTCTACGACGCGATGAAGGAAGCGGGCCAGGACGTCAGCAAGTACAATCGTGCCGAGCTGATGAAGGCGGAGTACGACGACACGCCGCTGGCGAAGGAAGCCGACGAGCGCATCCGCACCTTCCAGGCGGATTCGGCCAAGCGCGCCGGCATCTTCCACCACCTGATCACGCTGCCGACCTACCACACGGCCGCGCTCTCGACCGACAACCTCGCCCGCGAGTATTTCGGCGAGCAGGGCATGCTGGGCTACGTCAAGAACGTCCAGCGCGCCGAGATCCGTCAGGGCATCGCCTGCGTGAAGCACCAGAACATGGCCGGCTCCGACATCGGCGACGACCACAAGGAATACTTCGCGGGTGAAGCTGCCCTCAAGGCGGGCGGCGCTCACAACACGATGAACCAGTTCGGCTAA
- a CDS encoding short-chain fatty acyl-CoA regulator family protein: MPAESGKKLFVGPRFRRIRQQLGLSQTQIAEGLGISPSYVNLIERNQRPVTAQILLRLAETYDLDLRDLATADEDRFFAELNEIFSDPLFRQIDVPKQELRDLAELCPGVTHALQRLYAAYTEARQGETLAAAQMADRDVGTRFEANPVERVRELIEANRNYFPELEQAAETLRDELNVPAEGLYAALTARLREKHSIQTRIMPVDVMRETLRRFDRHRRQLLISELVDPPGRAFQLAFQLGLGECAQALETIIGRAGPLDDAPRRLFRITLGNYFAAAVMMPYPAFLAAAEALNYDIHVLAQRFNSGFEQVCHRLTTLQRPNARGIPFFLLRVDNAGNVSKRFSSGTFPFSKFGGTCPLWNVHSTFDTPDRLLKQVIELPDGTRYFSIAQMVRRPVAPHPLPQPRFAIGLGCEIRHAARLTYAAGLDLEKTEGTPIGVNCRLCERENCAQRAEPPITRTLILDETTRRVSSFAFSNAREL, from the coding sequence ATGCCCGCCGAATCCGGGAAGAAACTGTTCGTCGGGCCACGTTTTCGGAGGATCCGGCAGCAATTGGGGCTGTCGCAGACCCAGATCGCCGAGGGGCTCGGGATCTCGCCGAGCTACGTCAACCTGATCGAGCGCAACCAGCGCCCGGTGACGGCGCAGATCCTGCTGCGGCTGGCCGAGACCTATGACCTCGATTTGCGCGACCTCGCCACCGCCGACGAGGACCGCTTCTTCGCCGAGCTCAACGAGATCTTCTCCGATCCGTTGTTCCGCCAGATCGACGTGCCCAAGCAGGAGCTGCGCGACCTCGCCGAGCTCTGCCCCGGCGTCACCCATGCGCTGCAGCGGCTCTATGCCGCCTACACCGAGGCGCGCCAGGGCGAGACGCTGGCGGCCGCGCAGATGGCCGACCGCGACGTCGGCACGCGCTTCGAGGCCAATCCGGTCGAGCGCGTGCGCGAGCTGATCGAGGCCAACCGCAATTATTTTCCGGAGCTGGAGCAGGCCGCGGAGACCCTGCGCGACGAATTGAACGTGCCGGCCGAAGGACTCTATGCCGCGCTCACCGCGCGCCTGCGTGAAAAGCACTCGATCCAGACCCGCATCATGCCTGTCGACGTGATGCGCGAGACGCTGCGCCGTTTCGACCGCCATCGCCGTCAGCTGCTCATCTCCGAGCTGGTCGACCCGCCCGGCCGTGCGTTCCAGCTCGCCTTCCAGCTCGGGCTTGGCGAATGCGCGCAAGCCCTCGAGACCATCATCGGCCGTGCCGGCCCGCTCGACGACGCGCCGCGACGGCTGTTCCGCATCACCCTCGGCAATTACTTTGCAGCCGCTGTCATGATGCCCTACCCGGCCTTCCTCGCTGCGGCCGAAGCGCTCAACTACGACATCCACGTGCTGGCGCAGCGGTTCAATTCCGGTTTCGAGCAGGTCTGCCATCGCCTCACCACGCTGCAGCGGCCGAACGCGCGCGGCATTCCGTTCTTCCTGTTGCGCGTCGACAATGCCGGCAACGTCTCCAAGCGTTTTTCGTCGGGCACGTTCCCGTTCTCGAAGTTCGGGGGCACCTGTCCGTTGTGGAACGTGCACTCGACCTTCGACACGCCGGATCGTCTGCTCAAGCAGGTGATCGAGCTTCCCGACGGCACGCGCTATTTCTCGATCGCGCAGATGGTGCGACGGCCGGTGGCGCCGCATCCGCTGCCGCAGCCGCGCTTTGCCATCGGCCTCGGCTGCGAGATCCGCCACGCCGCGCGCCTCACTTACGCCGCCGGCCTGGACCTCGAGAAGACCGAGGGCACACCGATCGGCGTCAATTGCCGCCTCTGCGAGCGCGAGAACTGCGCCCAGCGCGCCGAGCCGCCGATCACGCGCACGCTGATCCTGGACGAGACGACGAGACGAGTGTCGAGTTTCGCGTTCTCGAATGCGCGGGAGTTGTGA
- a CDS encoding antibiotic biosynthesis monooxygenase, which translates to MYAAIRQAKAKSGSAEELARRIKDGAVPIISDVDGFRAYYVVYAGDDTVTAISIFDKFEQAEEANKRAIAWIEKDLAPLLAGHASAAAGPVIVHTLA; encoded by the coding sequence ATGTATGCCGCCATCCGTCAGGCCAAGGCGAAAAGCGGGAGCGCGGAAGAGCTGGCGCGCCGCATCAAGGACGGCGCCGTTCCGATCATCAGCGACGTCGACGGTTTCCGTGCCTATTACGTCGTCTATGCCGGCGACGACACGGTCACCGCGATCTCGATCTTCGACAAGTTCGAGCAGGCCGAGGAAGCGAACAAGCGCGCCATCGCCTGGATCGAGAAGGATCTGGCTCCGCTGCTGGCGGGTCATGCGAGTGCCGCCGCCGGGCCGGTGATCGTGCATACGCTGGCGTGA
- a CDS encoding tetratricopeptide repeat protein yields MTRTAVPLLIVLCVLIGLSTHMVVNCGDEDDSDICSAVIGFSPLRGSLIAFAYEGRGRIALRHGDFRRAIADFDEAIHLNPNRAALYRDRALARRQNGDLALAIDDYDEAIAHDPKLAAPYHQRALALAATGDLDRAILSYNTAIRLDPSDAQARLDRGLAFLARGQADDARADFEAAVALPAGKDARTREAARAKLAELASAEPAQVSAPRR; encoded by the coding sequence ATGACCAGAACTGCCGTACCATTGCTGATCGTCCTTTGCGTGCTCATCGGGCTGTCCACGCACATGGTCGTCAATTGCGGCGACGAGGACGATTCCGACATCTGCTCGGCCGTGATCGGCTTCTCACCGCTGCGCGGCTCGCTGATCGCCTTTGCCTATGAGGGGCGCGGTCGGATTGCGCTGCGCCATGGCGACTTCCGCCGGGCGATTGCCGATTTCGACGAGGCGATCCACCTCAATCCCAACCGCGCCGCGCTCTATCGCGACCGCGCGCTGGCGCGCCGGCAGAACGGCGACCTCGCGCTCGCCATTGACGATTATGACGAGGCGATCGCGCATGATCCCAAGCTCGCCGCGCCCTATCACCAGCGCGCCCTGGCGCTCGCTGCGACCGGCGATCTCGACCGCGCTATCCTGAGCTACAACACGGCGATCCGCCTCGACCCGTCGGATGCGCAGGCCCGCCTCGACCGGGGCCTTGCCTTCCTCGCCCGCGGCCAGGCCGACGACGCCCGCGCCGATTTCGAGGCCGCGGTGGCGCTGCCCGCTGGCAAGGACGCCCGCACCCGCGAGGCCGCGCGCGCCAAGCTCGCCGAGCTCGCGAGCGCCGAGCCGGCCCAGGTGTCGGCGCCAAGAAGGTAG
- the htpX gene encoding zinc metalloprotease HtpX — protein MNYLRTAMLLAGLTALFVGVGYLIGGASGAMIALVIAAATNLFTYWNSDRMVLSMYGAHQVDRTSAPELVGLVAELAGRAGLPMPRVFVMDQPQPNAFATGRNPENAAVAVTVGLMNQLSREELAGVIAHELAHIKNHDTLLMTITATIAGAISMLAQFGMFFGGHRDNNSGPGIVGSILMMILAPLGAMLVQMAISRTREYAADDLGARIAGQPMWLASALVKIEGAAHQVPNFEAERNPATAHMFIINPLSGHGVDNLFATHPSTQNRIAALQRLAAQLGAHAAPSVGANENYPPQGPWGQSSSRGPSRGPSRGPWG, from the coding sequence ATGAACTATCTTCGTACCGCAATGCTGCTCGCAGGCCTCACCGCCCTGTTCGTGGGCGTGGGCTATCTGATCGGCGGTGCTTCGGGCGCCATGATTGCGCTCGTCATCGCGGCTGCGACCAATCTCTTCACCTACTGGAACTCCGACCGCATGGTGCTCTCGATGTACGGGGCCCATCAGGTCGACCGCACCAGCGCGCCGGAACTGGTCGGCCTCGTCGCCGAGCTTGCCGGCCGCGCCGGATTGCCGATGCCGCGTGTGTTCGTGATGGATCAGCCGCAGCCCAATGCGTTCGCGACCGGCCGCAATCCGGAAAATGCCGCCGTCGCCGTCACCGTCGGACTGATGAACCAGCTCAGCCGCGAGGAGCTCGCCGGCGTGATCGCGCACGAGCTTGCGCATATCAAGAACCACGACACGTTGCTGATGACGATCACTGCCACCATCGCCGGCGCGATCTCCATGCTGGCGCAGTTCGGCATGTTCTTCGGCGGCCACCGCGACAACAACAGCGGCCCCGGCATCGTCGGCTCGATCCTGATGATGATCCTGGCGCCGCTCGGCGCGATGCTGGTGCAGATGGCGATCAGCCGCACGCGCGAATACGCCGCCGACGATCTCGGCGCGCGCATCGCCGGGCAGCCGATGTGGCTAGCCTCGGCGCTGGTGAAGATCGAGGGGGCGGCGCATCAGGTCCCGAATTTCGAGGCCGAGCGCAATCCCGCGACCGCGCACATGTTCATCATCAATCCGCTGTCGGGCCACGGCGTGGACAATCTGTTCGCCACTCATCCCTCGACGCAGAACCGCATCGCGGCGCTCCAGCGGCTTGCGGCTCAGCTCGGCGCACATGCGGCGCCCTCGGTCGGCGCCAACGAGAATTATCCGCCGCAGGGACCCTGGGGCCAATCGTCCTCGCGCGGGCCTTCTCGTGGCCCTTCTCGTGGCCCCTGGGGCTGA
- a CDS encoding HlyD family secretion protein produces MMDRSRAASVDPAPSPQDTKTDAKGLQEALQEQVFANDEVGHGPEAQTAPESGRRWPHLRRGGKIAIGLAIIAVFGWLPLRAIWEYSSVEAVLNSRLVTLRTPIGGRVAAAQRITDQARLDAGTVVLRVVNSRGDRTRLDDLRRQKSRLENERPSLAAKLASAQAAQKDLARQAAQFRDGRVLQLEARIAEIQTSIEAAAARRDEASAAVERASSLAKSGNVSTVELARLTRELSVSQQTELGARKRLDAAKVELAAAQNGSFLGDSYNDRPSSVQREEEMRQRASDLEADLARTDTEIAWLANEIIIEEVRFADLSEANITTPVAGRVWEMMTSPGEDVQAGQPLLKVLDCSTAVITANVTENVYNRLQLGDHATFEPNDGGAPISGTVVNLTGAAGAPANLAINPDALSKEPYRVTVALADAAAHGCTVGRTGRVVFAGREGAS; encoded by the coding sequence ATGATGGACCGCTCGCGCGCCGCTTCCGTCGACCCCGCACCCTCCCCTCAAGACACGAAGACTGACGCGAAAGGATTACAGGAGGCGCTGCAAGAACAGGTGTTCGCCAATGACGAGGTGGGCCATGGGCCCGAAGCGCAGACCGCGCCCGAATCCGGGCGGCGCTGGCCGCATCTGCGACGCGGCGGCAAGATCGCGATCGGACTTGCGATCATCGCCGTGTTTGGCTGGCTGCCGCTGCGCGCGATCTGGGAATATTCGAGCGTCGAGGCTGTGCTGAATTCGCGCCTCGTCACCCTGCGCACGCCGATCGGTGGCCGCGTCGCAGCCGCCCAGCGCATCACCGATCAAGCCAGGCTGGACGCCGGAACCGTGGTCCTGCGCGTCGTGAATTCGCGTGGCGACCGCACCCGCCTCGACGATCTCCGGCGGCAGAAATCTCGCCTGGAGAACGAGCGGCCGAGCCTTGCCGCCAAGCTCGCCTCCGCGCAGGCGGCACAGAAGGATCTGGCACGGCAGGCCGCGCAATTCCGCGACGGACGGGTGCTCCAGCTCGAAGCCCGCATCGCCGAGATCCAGACCTCGATCGAAGCGGCCGCGGCGCGGCGCGACGAGGCCAGCGCCGCGGTCGAGCGCGCCTCGTCGCTGGCCAAATCCGGCAATGTCTCGACCGTCGAGCTGGCCCGGCTGACGCGCGAGCTCTCGGTGTCGCAGCAGACCGAGCTCGGCGCGCGCAAGCGGCTGGATGCCGCCAAGGTCGAGCTTGCCGCGGCACAGAACGGCTCGTTCCTCGGCGACAGCTACAACGACCGCCCGAGCTCGGTGCAGCGCGAGGAGGAGATGCGCCAGCGCGCCAGCGACCTCGAGGCCGATCTCGCACGCACCGACACCGAGATTGCCTGGCTCGCCAACGAGATCATCATCGAGGAGGTCCGCTTCGCCGATCTCTCCGAGGCCAACATCACGACGCCTGTTGCAGGCCGCGTCTGGGAGATGATGACCTCGCCCGGCGAGGACGTGCAGGCCGGACAGCCGCTGCTCAAGGTGCTCGATTGCAGCACCGCCGTCATCACCGCCAATGTCACCGAGAACGTCTACAACCGCCTGCAGCTCGGAGACCACGCCACGTTCGAGCCGAACGACGGCGGCGCGCCGATCTCGGGCACGGTGGTCAATCTGACCGGGGCCGCGGGCGCGCCCGCCAATCTCGCGATCAATCCGGACGCGCTGAGCAAGGAGCCTTACCGCGTGACCGTTGCGCTTGCCGATGCCGCCGCCCACGGCTGCACGGTGGGACGCACCGGCCGTGTCGTGTTTGCCGGCCGCGAAGGCGCATCGTGA